CACCTGGCGCGGCAAGGGTTCCACTGCCAAGCACGAGAACCCGACGGCAGATTGTACGTGAAAACCCCTGACGAGCTTGGTTGTGTATGAGAAAGCGGCTTGCTGATTGATTGCAACAGAAACATGAGGAAACGCAGGATGCGGTGAAAATTGATCGTGCTGGGAAACCTCCGGCCAGAGATCGATCGGCACTGCGCCAAGGATTTTCTTTCtcttgacgacgacaatgtTTTCAAACTTGACTTTTCGGCATTTTCATCCCGGTTTACGACGGTGGCGTTCAGGGCGACAGAAAAAAACCTGAGAAACACAAGGACTACTGCAGAGGGAAATGCAGAGAGGCATGGCATATCGAGGCATATCCGACGATGAGTCTCGGCGGAACTACAAATTTGCTTTTTTGGATCGATCGTCAGCGCAGGCGCCGCGGGCACTCACCTCGAGAGTCCTGCGGTTCTGTTATGATGTTGATCCGGGGTCACAATACTTTTTGCTCTTGCTCCAGATCCTACGATAACTCGAGGGTGAATCATAGTTCAGGGATCGAAATCACATCAGATCGGGAACGAGGGGACAAGATGCATCCATGGTTGCGGAGGGTTAAGGTTCGGTATGGACGGACGCTCGAGCAAGGTCGAGGACCGTTTGACATGGAAGAgttcctttcttttcttttctttagTCCCCTCGACTACCAGATCTTCTTGCTGTTTGTGGAATGTGCCATAGGTACCAATGACTTGGCGACTGTTGTATGTCTGACGTTGTCTGACATCAGGCTGGTCGTGCCCAATATGAGGTCTTCTTTGAAATTCACATGTTGTCTACAACTGAATCTGATGTGGTCCGCGAACCGCCAACGCTTAGTTTCTAAGACGGTTTCTCCACCTGTCAGGAGCAGCTCAGATAGACGGATACAACGAACGGAACAATGTTCTGTTGTTAGATGAGGGTCAGGAAGCACACGTTTTAGGATGCCACAAAAAGGAAGGTTTGCGTCGGCTATTTGATTGAAATGTAAAGCTAGAAGACTGGCGTCCGTGTCTAAATCGAGAGTCTTCTCAGGATCATGATCAACTAAGTCTTATTAAATCGAGGGTTGGAGATGATGATTGAGCAGCAGGTGAAGCAAGACAACCTAGGCGCTGCCATTCCAACAACTTCCCTACCTTCCAGTACGTACCTTTTGCCCCGCATCCCAACCCACTCGGCGCGGATCAACAATCTCCGTTATCGTTCAGCTCCAGATTTTTTTATCCCCGATAAGAAAATTTCCTGGCTGAGGGTCGCCGCTCTCAAGGAAGAATCGTGAAGGTTCCCACGTCTGGCTAAGTTTGTGCAGGTCTTACAACTCCCTTTTTATTGTAAAACCACAACATCCCACAATGGACTCCACCACAATTAAGAAGAGAAAGTCCCGCGACTCCAATGGCGCAAAAGTGTCGAGCAAGAAGCGAGCCGagccccccgccgccgcgcccgcgcaAAAGTCGAAAAAGGTGAAGCGCAGCAaggagcccgagcccgagccggaatccgacgacgaggaggagcaggttgaggctgccagcgaggaggaagaggaggaggacgttGCAGACAACTTCAAGGAGATCGAAACccaagaagatgacgaggccgacggttcagacctcgacgaggacgttAAGGCGcccgcgaagaaggccgacgacgcggacAGTACCGACCTCCCCAACCGTGACAGTCTCACGCTTCCGCCCGTTGTGGGCGCCGAGGCACACGACTTTTCCCAGCTGAACCTGtcggagaagacgatgaaggcgatACAGGAGATGGGCTTCACCAAGATGACCGAGATCCAGAGGAGGGGCATCCCGCCTCTGCTGAGCGGCAAGGACGTGCTCGGCGCGGCCAAGACGGGCTCCGGCAAGACGCTCGCCTTCCTGATCCCCGCCATCGAGATGCTTCATGCGCTGCGCTTTAAGCCCCGCAACGGCACCGGTGTCATCGTCGTGTCGCCGACGCGCGAACTGGCGCTGCAGATCTTTGGCGTCGCAAGGGAGCTGATGGCGCACCACTCGCAGACGtacggcatcgtcatcggcggtGCCAACCGCCgcgccgaagccgacaaGCTGCAGAAGGGTGTGAACCTGCTGATTGCGACGCCCGGCCGTCTGCTGGACCATCTGCAGAACACTCCCTTCGTCTTCAAGAACCTCAAGTccctcatcatcgacgaggcggacCGGATATTGGAGATTGGTTTCGAGGACGAGATGCGCCAGATCGTCAAGATCCTGCCCAAGAACGACCGCCAGACGATGCTCTTCTCGGCCACGCAGACGACAAaggtcgaggacctcgcccgCATCTCGCTGCGGCCGGGCCCGCTGTacgtcaacgtcgacgaggagaagctgcaCAGCACCGTCGAGAACCTGGAGCAGGGGTACGTCATCTGCGACGCCGACAAGCGCTTCCTGCTGCTCTTCTCGTTCCTCAAGCGCAAcctcaagaagaaggtcaTTGTCTTCTTCAGCAGTTGCAACTCGGTCAAGTACCACGCCGAGCTTCTCAATTACATCGACCTGCCGGTGCTGGACTTGCACGgcaagcagaagcagcagaagcGGACCAACACGTTTTTCGAGTTTTGCAACGCCAAGCAGGGCACGCTCATCTGcaccgacgtcgccgcccgtGGTTTGGATGTaagtttttttcttcttgtcccccccccctgaaAGATGGGGCCTAGTATAGCTCGTTCGTTGCTAACGACCGACACCCCTTAGATCCCCGCAGTAGACTGGATCGTCCAGGTTGACCCTCCCGATGACCCGCGCGACTACATCCACCGCGTCGGCCGGACGGCGCGTGGAGCCAACAGCAAGGGCCGATCCCTCATGTTCCTGCAGCCGAGCGAGGTCGGGTTCCTGACGCACCTCAAGGAGGCGCGCGTGCCGGTGGTGGAGTTCGACTTCCCGGCCAACAAGATCGCCAACATCCAGTCGCTGCTGGAGAAGCTCATCAACCAGAACTACTACCTCAACAAGAGCGCCAAGGACGGCTACCGCAGCTACCTGCATGCGTACGCCAGCCACTCGCTGCGCACCGTCTTCGACGTCAACAAGCTGGACCTGGCCAAGGTGGCCAAGAGCTTCGGcttctcgacgccgccgcgggtCGATATCACGGTCGGCGCGAGCATGAGccgcgacaagaagacgcaGGGCCGGAGGACGTACGGCAGCCAGCcgaggcagcagcagggcaCCGGAGGCTTCTACAAGAAGCGGTAAAGTATGGCTCtggggaaagaaaggggggggggggggggggggggagttgGCTGGGGGTCGTCGTAGTgagatgatggtgatgggggTAGACACAACAATGGCTTGGTCCTGTGAGAATAGATTTGGTCAGCACGGCGTCGCGTCATCAAAATGATAGTCAAAAAGGGGTAATTGGGACTGTATTTTCTTTTCacttttctcttcttcacaTCATCTCGGTCTATCGTCTTATCTCTTGTGAGATGTCATGGTGACCAAATGGTCTGCTGGCTGTATGGGTTACTGGGTCAAATATCAGAATTCGCTCCAGGCAAAGAGGTACGAGTACAGATAGATCATCTGTTTGACATCCACTCCTGGTTGGATTTCTCTGTTGTTATGCACCTTGTTTGTGTTTTCTGGCCATAGCTAGCCCTTGGGATGATTCATCCTCCTGTATGCACATTTGCAGCGGGTGATGTATAGGATTCTTAAATGTGCTGGTCGTCCTTTGAAACGGATGTTATGGGAGACGCTGAGAGCAAATAGATGGTGTTGAGTCCGCATATGCGGCAAGTATTCAGTTACTGGGTTTTCGTGTTGCGGCCTTGGGACGGCCTCCAGCCTCTTGCTTGGCTTCTTTTCTCACCTTCATACCTCACCACCAGCCAATCAACCAGTTTTGCAAGGACTTGACACACGTCGATTTATCAACAAGAGTTTACCAAAGACTTCTTTGGGCCCTTCGTGTTTTGTACCTTGGCTACTGTGTTTATTTCTTTCCCTTTActggaaagaaagagagagagagagagagtagGCTCACACTGGAAATATCAAACGGCTCACCACATAACATGTacccttctttctttccttgaAGCAAACAAGCAACAAACTCACCCACCTTTTGTTTTTAGTATCGCAGAAAACGAAGATATTCACACAAACACACCACTATTCGGCACCCGTCAACCTACCAAGGCCGTTGCAAGCAGCCTTCTGCATGCTTTGCTTTAAATTCCAGGATACAAAAGCCAAAAAGACAAATACCACAATGTGCACCTACATCCTCACGCTGCACAGAAGTTGCTCACACAAGCAGTATCAGAACACCTTCAAGTGCGTCTCGGCACGGGGCAGCGTGCTCAACCGGTCCTTGGGCAGCCTCACCCTCGACCAAACCATCCACCTGCCTGACACCCTGCCGCTGGAGATGCCAGACCCGATGTGCAACCAGATAACCAGGGTGGCGACGCGACCTGTGGAGGGCCAGTGCCGTGCCTGTGTgaggaaggagagggagatgaGGGCTCGGGAGAAGGGTGAGTTTTGCTCTCtctggatgatgatgatgatgttgatggtgTCGATCTCGACCTTCTGGGAGTTGGATGGTCATGAGAACTGAAAAGCTGACGGTCGTCGCGATCTAGATGTTCAACAGGCCCGCGAGGGTGCGACtacggcggcgggcgtccGGACGAGCATCCTTGGGCTGGAGCGGCTTGTcgcggcgacgaagccgtTGGACCTGGACGAGTGAGGGCGACGCCCTCTCTTATCAACACACTGGACTTGATGGGGAGGCCGTCTGGAAGAAAACAGTGATACCCGCTGAGAAATACAGCATACACAAAACAAAACCACCGAAAAGATTCACGTCATAGACCATTGGAACGATATTGACATTGGATGGACGGAGGAGACAGCTCCTTCGGCGTTGGATatccggcgccggcgagacgAGATGCAGGATGACGGATGCGGATGTGACACGGACGCGTGGGGCAGGCGTTCAACGGCGACGGACAAATAGTAACGGCTCATTAAACGaagcgagagagggagagagagcgcgaGACAGACTGTGGGGGAAAGAGCGccgaggggaagggaggggagggggatcGGCGGTCCATGCTTTttgggaaggggggtttgGTTGGATGGCAGGCACTTGTGACTTGTGGAGGGGGACAGGACAGGTTCGCACCGCCCCAGCCACTGGGATTTTTTTCAGACGTTCCAGAAGTTCCTGACAAGACATTTGGGGCCAGtccgaggaagaaggggattcttcagagagagagagagagaggggccacgggggagggagggagccTAGCCTGCAGTTCCCGGTAATCCAGACACATGACGCTTTGCGCGCTAGCGAATCGAGCCCATGTGCTTCCGACCTACTACTAGTAGGTACCTGACACTCACCTGGCGTCTGGCGTCTGTCAGATTTGGAGGGAGATCCGGCCGGTCTATCTACGCCTAGTGCAGGTGGACGGAGAGCAGAAATATGTAGCTGCACAGAGAAATTCTCATCGAGAAATAAAAGTGCATTTCCGGGGAACAGACTTTGGGGCAGCTAGCTGCTCGTGCCATTAGAGTTCATGCCAGTGATACGTGAGAAGAAGGGTCCgatacctaggtaaggtaggtagctagCCAGGTACAGTCTGTCTACATGTCAACCTCCAGTTTGGGGATGGGTTCCCGCCGAGACGACATACAGGTATACGACGAACCGAACTGAACTCAATCGGCCTCGAAGACCCATTGTCCATCCTTATCGATGTAGGCAGTTAGATATCTCCCCAGTGTAGGTAGATAGATACCTTGTGTGAacactacctacctacagATAGGTGTCTGTAGGGAGGTACCTAGACCAGAGGAAGTGGACGGAGCGTGCCTGCCATGCCCGGTTTGACACCCTGCTTGTACCTGGAGTATCCGTATCCACCCACCTTCATGGCCCaccaacctacctaccaacctaccctacctacctgggAGGTATTATGTATCTACCCCGACTTCAGGTGGCAGTAATGGATCATGGATCCCATCCTTCCAACGCCTTGGATTGCGCCTGCAACTGCACCTGCACCTACTCGACACCTACACCAGGTCTTACGCCTAtaccaacaccaacaccaacaccaacaggTGCAGCGTATCTGTCTGCGCCGCAATCCACCcatacatcatcatcataCCTTGCTCAGtgcgctctctctctctctctctcttcctcctctctcaTTCTCCATATCCATCTCCGTACCCCATATTACCAACAATACCCATCCATACCACGGACCATAACCCGCCCGCAACCACCACCATACCCATCCTTTACAGCATCACCAACTGGCTCACGCTCCACAACCCAATTGCTTGTCCATTTTacccgccctcgccgtctctAAGCTTCCTGTCTCGTCATCATTATTGTCTTGTTTCACTCTTGCATGCATAATTTGTAATCGACCCCCGCCGCGCTACCGCTCGAAATGGCTAAGAAGGCGCGCCAGAGGATTAGCTATGGTGAGTCTGTTCGTGCCGCTGTCGTTGAGAGCTAGAAATTGGGAGTCGTGTGCCGCTGCGCTCCCGTCCCGTCGCATCTTGgtccgacgccgacgacgcaaCGCAACCCCGCACGTCCACCCGCCCGGGTCGAGCGACACGACCCTTCGAGCGTCCATCCATCGCGAGCTGCCGACCCCGATTGCAGTCTTCCTCGAAGGGCCCTCGGCAACCTGTTGCTAACAGTCGCGTGCCGCAGTCCTCGAGCTCCCGGCCGGTTCgcaaggcggcggccacAGACTAGGCGTCAatggcctcgccgtcgacaaaGAAAACGCCATCCTGTAAGACCACCGAGCCGCTCACGTTGCCCATCCCGCAAATGCTCTTCTCCGCCACTCTCCACGCTTCGCTGACACGCCCTTCCTGTCCACAGCTACTCAGGAGCCCGCGATGGCTACATCTGTGCATGGGACCTCAACCTCAACctccagggcggcggcagcgcgccCCCGCCTGcgaccaagaccaagaccacCTTCCGCTCTCAGACCCAGGCTCACATGGCCTGGATCAACGATATAGTCCTCGCGAACAATAACTCGGCCGTCGTCACTGCCTCGAACGACTTGACCGTCAAGGTCTGGCGCCCACACTCCGAGACGAACGAAATCGCTGCTACCATCGGCGAGCACGCCGACTACGTCAAATGTGTTGCGACACCGCCTGGCGGCTCCGTCAACTGGGTTGCTTCCGGTGGCTTCGACCGCAAGATATACCTGTGGGACCTGAACGGAGGTGGAAAGACGCTCGAGATCGACACCCAGGGAGACGAGATCGCCGAGAAGGGCTCCATCTACGCTCTGAGCGTTGGCCACAACATCATGGCCAACGGCGGCCCCGAGTCCGTCGTGCGCCTCTGGGACCCGCGTTCCGGCAAGAGGGTCACCAAGTTTGTCGGCCACACGGACAATGTTCGGGGCGTCTTGCTCAATGAGGCTGGCGACAAGGTCTTGACCGCCAGCTCCGACCACACCATCAAGCTCTGGAGCGTCACGGCTGGCCGTTGTATGTACACGTTCACCATGCACGACGACAGTGTCTGGTCGCTTTTCTCCGACGACCCCGAGCTGGGCACCTTCTACAGCAGTGACCGATCCGGGTTCGTTGTCAAGACGGACGTGCGAGGAAGCCAGGAAGACATGGACGAGGGATTGTCGGTGGCTGTCGCCCACGAGTCTCACTCCATCAGCAAGgtcgtggccgccggcgactACATCTGGACCGCGACCAACACCTCATCCATCAACCGCTGGTCCAACGTGGACACGGGGCCTAGCCTACAGCTCCCCGAGGCTTTCCGACGTCAGCGCGCCGCATCCACAGCCTCAAGGTCTAGGCAGCTGTCGAACCCAGCCCCCGCGAACTCGCCAAAGAAGGAAATCTCGCCCACATCCATCTTAAGAATCTCCAACACGGCAACATTCCCCATCCAGACCAACGCCAGCCCGGAATCCCCCCCTGTTGCCGGAAACCACGGTCCGCAAGGGACCGAGCCTATCAACCAAAACCCGGAGGAGACGATTGAGGGCCAGTTTGGCCTGGTCAAGCACAGGCTCTTGAATGATAGGAGGAGAGTCCTCACACTAGACACGGCCGGCGATGTTCTCATGTGGGATCTTATCAAGGTTTGTCGACCTCGGGCCCGTTTCATTACCACCCAAATCTATTGCTAACAGCCAGCCATAGTGCCAACCGATCCAAAAGTTTGCCAAGAGGCACCTTGAGGATGTTGAGCCAGAAGTGAACACCATCGAGGCAGTCGCCCCTTGGTGCTCCATTGATATCAGCTCCGGAAGTTTGACTGTAGTCCTGGAGCCGTTCAACTGTTTCGATGCCGAGATGTATGCAGACGATCTCGAGTTGGAAGAGCCAGTAGAGTTTCGCGAAGACCAGAGAAGTAAGACGCACAAGCCACTCAGCTAAGGCATCCATTCACTGATATAACACTAGTCAACCTCGGGAAATGGGTCCTCCGCTACCTGTTTGCCGGCTTGATCGACGAAGAAATTAAGAGGGATGAGGCGTATCGTCAGACGCTCAACGAGTCGGTGGAACGGAGGTTGGCGGCAAGCCGCTCGAACCCTCCAGTTGCGATAAATATACCCCAAggcggcgtcgtggacgACGACTCGGTAACTACCCCTCGCGCCAACGGCTCCCACTTCCCCTCGACGCCCGGTATGGCCATCGGGCTGGCAACTCCGGGCCCTGGCAAGCTTCATGACGTTCCGGAAGGGGTGGCTACGCCATCCAGCCCGCTCGACAACAAGTCGTCTCAGTTCAGCCGGCCTTCGAGcgagaaggaagactacTTCACCAGCGCCATAGGGCCTATCGAGGGTGCTTCGAAACCTACAGCTGCGCCGGCGACACCCGCCGAGCAGACGTCCACTGCCGACTCCAAGCCTAATGGAGACACGGGCAAAGacaaggaaaaggagaaggataAGGATGCCACCAACGGAAAGTCGCCTAGCACACCTTTCGGTAAGAAGTTCCGcatgggcatgggcatgTCCTTTGGTAGCAAAAAGATTGGAAGATctgcctcgacgacggctccGGAGAAGCCTGCCGTGgtggacgagaaggccgaggagtCAGAAGCGTCGTCGACGCacgagaaggaggtcgaTGACAGTTTCTTGGGCGCCATCCAGAAGATCCGCAACGACTACGACAAGTCCCTGACGGATAGCCCCGACAAGCTCATTGAAACCAAGGTCACCCCGAGCTTGGCAAACGATACGCCTGTGCTCAAGTTGCCACCCGGCACGAAGGTGGTTCTCCAAGAAGAGACGACTGGCGGCAGCGCCAACATCTATCAAGGCACCGTGGAGACGATTGGTCAGGGTGCGGACATTATTGAACAGCGCGGTCCCATGTGGCTGGGCGAAGTTCTGCTCCAAAACCAGATCCCCTTGAAGGAACCTGTCAAGGTCTCGTTCGTGCTTCAGCCGTGGCAGAACAGCCTGCCTGACATTGCCACAACAGACGGCAACAACCGTCTCAATGCCAATAGGATGTTGCGCGTGAAGAAGATACTGGCATACGTGGCCGAAAGAATCGACCCCCAGCCCGAAAATCCGGAGCCAGGTGCGCTCCTACCTCACGAGTACTTGGAACTGTACTGTAACGATATGGTGAGTAGACGCTACGCATTTTCTACTTCACGCGCCCTGTGCTGACTTTTGAATAGCTCCTACCAATCACCATGACCCTTGCAACGCTGCGAGCCCACGTATGGAAGGGCGGCAACGACGTCCAGCTTCACTACAAGGCAAATGGCCGCAAGGAGATTCCAAAgccgccgagcccggccCCCGAGCAGCCTCCAGCCGCGGAATCTGAGACGACGCCTTCGCAAGGCACTGCGACGCCTCCCCAAGCAGCTGCATAGTCCCGGCTGTCTAGGTGGCTGCGGCGACAAAGGTCACGTGTGCGCGCGCGTCGCTCTCGTGTGGGCCATTTCAATGTCATTCGTGTGGTCAACGTCACAGGCCAACAAGACCAACAAGAACAacgacatggacatggacatggacacCAGAGCCCCGTGCAACAAACTTCGTCGCAGAATACTGTGCCGACTGATTCGACTTCAGCGCCTCGGGCCTCGCGATAGTCTCGAATGGCCAACAGGATGCGGCCAACCAGGGAATACCGTTGGGCCAACGGTCAGGTGGTGTCTACGAAATACTCGTGGACATTTGGATCGCGTTCGCTGACGGTGGCCAAGATCAACGAGTGAGGCAGCCTATATAGATTCTATCAGTACGGGTATTATGGCGTTTTCAGTAATGTACATAGCGGGAAAAGTTGTTGTCAAGCGCAGCCAATCTACCTGGCTGGATGCTTGAGCGTGTTTATACAGCGAAGGGGTAGATGAGGGCACCCCCCAATACAgatttttttttccttcccaCGCCGCCGCTTGCCCTTGGTTCGCATCATTGCACATCTTGCTTCTTGGCAAGTGCACGAGTGTCTATCCATCTTCCCTCCGATCCCTCTTAACGGTTTTGTGTAGGATTATCTTATAGTACTGCACCGGTCAGGGTGTTGGACGCAAATTGGTAACTGCCGAGGAAGATGGAGCCGCCGATGCTGATCCACATGACTCTCGGGCCGATACCCGCGAAGAAGGGCCTGATGCCGTGCTGTTTGTATATCGTCGTCAGGACGTCGCCGATCTTTTCCTTCTGC
This genomic interval from Colletotrichum higginsianum IMI 349063 chromosome 9, whole genome shotgun sequence contains the following:
- a CDS encoding ATP-dependent RNA helicase HAS1, which encodes MDSTTIKKRKSRDSNGAKVSSKKRAEPPAAAPAQKSKKVKRSKEPEPEPESDDEEEQVEAASEEEEEEDVADNFKEIETQEDDEADGSDLDEDVKAPAKKADDADSTDLPNRDSLTLPPVVGAEAHDFSQLNLSEKTMKAIQEMGFTKMTEIQRRGIPPLLSGKDVLGAAKTGSGKTLAFLIPAIEMLHALRFKPRNGTGVIVVSPTRELALQIFGVARELMAHHSQTYGIVIGGANRRAEADKLQKGVNLLIATPGRLLDHLQNTPFVFKNLKSLIIDEADRILEIGFEDEMRQIVKILPKNDRQTMLFSATQTTKVEDLARISLRPGPLYVNVDEEKLHSTVENLEQGYVICDADKRFLLLFSFLKRNLKKKVIVFFSSCNSVKYHAELLNYIDLPVLDLHGKQKQQKRTNTFFEFCNAKQGTLICTDVAARGLDIPAVDWIVQVDPPDDPRDYIHRVGRTARGANSKGRSLMFLQPSEVGFLTHLKEARVPVVEFDFPANKIANIQSLLEKLINQNYYLNKSAKDGYRSYLHAYASHSLRTVFDVNKLDLAKVAKSFGFSTPPRVDITVGASMSRDKKTQGRRTYGSQPRQQQGTGGFYKKR
- a CDS encoding WD domain-containing protein, translated to MAKKARQRISYVLELPAGSQGGGHRLGVNGLAVDKENAILYSGARDGYICAWDLNLNLQGGGSAPPPATKTKTTFRSQTQAHMAWINDIVLANNNSAVVTASNDLTVKVWRPHSETNEIAATIGEHADYVKCVATPPGGSVNWVASGGFDRKIYLWDLNGGGKTLEIDTQGDEIAEKGSIYALSVGHNIMANGGPESVVRLWDPRSGKRVTKFVGHTDNVRGVLLNEAGDKVLTASSDHTIKLWSVTAGRCMYTFTMHDDSVWSLFSDDPELGTFYSSDRSGFVVKTDVRGSQEDMDEGLSVAVAHESHSISKVVAAGDYIWTATNTSSINRWSNVDTGPSLQLPEAFRRQRAASTASRSRQLSNPAPANSPKKEISPTSILRISNTATFPIQTNASPESPPVAGNHGPQGTEPINQNPEETIEGQFGLVKHRLLNDRRRVLTLDTAGDVLMWDLIKCQPIQKFAKRHLEDVEPEVNTIEAVAPWCSIDISSGSLTVVLEPFNCFDAEMYADDLELEEPVEFREDQRINLGKWVLRYLFAGLIDEEIKRDEAYRQTLNESVERRLAASRSNPPVAINIPQGGVVDDDSVTTPRANGSHFPSTPGMAIGLATPGPGKLHDVPEGVATPSSPLDNKSSQFSRPSSEKEDYFTSAIGPIEGASKPTAAPATPAEQTSTADSKPNGDTGKDKEKEKDKDATNGKSPSTPFGKKFRMGMGMSFGSKKIGRSASTTAPEKPAVVDEKAEESEASSTHEKEVDDSFLGAIQKIRNDYDKSLTDSPDKLIETKVTPSLANDTPVLKLPPGTKVVLQEETTGGSANIYQGTVETIGQGADIIEQRGPMWLGEVLLQNQIPLKEPVKVSFVLQPWQNSLPDIATTDGNNRLNANRMLRVKKILAYVAERIDPQPENPEPGALLPHEYLELYCNDMLLPITMTLATLRAHVWKGGNDVQLHYKANGRKEIPKPPSPAPEQPPAAESETTPSQGTATPPQAAA